The Gemmatimonadaceae bacterium genomic sequence GTTGGAATCCGTTTCCGGCCAGGAGAAGCAGCACCTATGCGTTCGGGACGGTGGGCGCTGGTACTGTTAGCGTTGGGTTCGGGACGACGGGCGCTGGTTCCCTGCGCATCACCGGCAACGGCGGGGCGTCGTGGTCCGATTTTGATCCGACCGACGCGGTGCCGAATCGCCCGGTCACTGGCATTGCGTTTGCCGCGAGCGATCCGAACGTCGCGTACGTGACGTTGTCAGGACTCGACGAGGGGACGCCGGGCAAGTCGGGGCACGTTTTCAAGAGCACGAATGCTCTCGCCGGATCCCCGGTGTGGACGAACGTGACGCCGCCGGTCAACATTCCGTTCAACGTCGTCGCGATAGATCCTGCAACGCCGAACACCGTGTTCGTTGGCGCCGACAACGGCGTCTGGGCCAGCCGCGATGGGGGCGGAACGTGGGCGTACATGGGACCCGAGGCCGGCGTACCCAACGTCGCGGTGTTCGACCTGCAGATCCAGGCATCGACACGCAAAGTGTTCGCGTTTACGTTCGGACGCGGTGCGTTCATGCTGACGCCTTCGCCGGTGAAGTGTTCGCGTTCACCTTCGGCCGCGGCGTCTTCGTGCTCACGCCATAATAGTCAGGAGTCGAGAGTCGGAGTCGTAGGTCGTGCCTCCCGGCGTTTGCCATCTGTTCGTCGCAGCGCCCGTGCGCACGTCGAAAGGCATCGGCCCGAGGCTCGCTCTCGTTCGCCGGGCAAATGTCGCTCAGCGCATTAAGCGCCGCAGCGATGGACGTCCAAACCCGCACGGCGGAAGCTACGCAGGCGAGTTGCGTTCTTGGCGTCCATCGCTCCTGTGATGAATGCGGCGAGTGAAGATTTGTCCGGCGAAGGAGGGCGAACGCCGGCAGGCACAGCCCCGCGGCCGCTGACCACCACGTTTAAGTTTCGTCCGGCTTGGAGCGCTTCGACCGCTAGGCCAGGTCAACGACCCACCGCGATGACCGGCTCCGGCGTTCCGTCCCACGTGAAGCGATAGGTCTTGTCGCGCCGGACGTTGCTGACAAGCGCGGGTCGGAAGCAGGCCAGGCACGTCCCGCCGACCTGGCGCACGCTGGGGTACACGACGCCGAGCGAGCCGACGTCCAACAGGTGCTCGGCGAGCGCCTGCGAGTCGACGTAACTTTCCGGATTGAGGCAGTCCTCGAAGCCGCGGGCGTGGCGAAGGTCGTGAAAGCTGGCGCTGAAATCCGACAAGTACTCGTCGAATGTGACGCTATCTTCGAAGCGGCCGATTTCGGCAAGTTGCACTGACTTGTGAAACGCCACTTCGGCCTGAGAGGTTTCGAGATCGAAGCTCGCGTACCAGGCACCACGGTCCGGACCATTGAAGCGGCTGCCGAGCGGGTGCGCGTGACAGAACGCGGCGTTGATGACCGCGGCATGCGGCACCGCGAAGACGAGCTCCGCCAGACCAATACCGGGCAGCTGCTGCTGCTCGGCGAGCAGCCGGTCGTTGGTGGCCGTGTCCAACTCGAAGATCGCCTGTAGATGCGCATCGTCGTCGGCAATCGCCACCAGCACGCTGTCGCCGCGCGGCAAGTGCCGCGAGGGAATGAGGCGGTGGGTGTCGAGCTGGCGAACCAGCCGGACGGGTGGCAGCGCCATCAGCCGGCGCGTCGCGCGTCGAGCAGGCGCCGCACCGTCTGCATGGCTGGCAAGCCGCCCCGCATCATGAACGCGAGTGGCGTCTGACCTGCGAAAATCGGATTGTTGTTGGGCAGCTGCACCCACTCGTCCGCCAGCCTCCGCCCGTGGAGGATGCGCAGCGCCTTGAACATGCCAATCAAATACGAGATGCGTGTGAGACGATCGGTGTCGATCACGCGATCCGGATTCCGCTTCCACTCGTAGAACGGCCCGTTGCTGACGCCGCCGACGAGCGCCCGGGCATCCTCGTCGCGCACCTTCCAACGCGTCATGATGTGGAAGAAGGCCCTCAGAGCCGGCGCCGAGAGACGCTCACGTTCCGCCCGTGGGGCGAGATTCGGCGGCACGTCGATCCTGTACCGGGTAGCGGGATACCGTTGCACCTGTGGCATGGGTGACTCCTGATCAGGAGGATACTTGCTCCTTGTTCGCGCTGTCAACGGCACCTGTGCTGCGACGAATACGGCTATAATCGCCGCAGGGCAAGCGGCGAATGTCGACATATATCCATGACCTTCCAGACTGGCCGAAGTTCCGCTGGGACGACGGGCGGTTGGCGGCTGCCTTGGCGGCAGCCAGGCACCTGCAGGGGCGTCTGCTCGGAACGATGGAGGCCTTGGGCTTCAAGGTCAGAGAGGAGGCGGTTCTTCGCACGCTGACCGAAGACGTGCTGAAGAGCAGCGAAATCGAGGGCGAGAAGCTGGACGCCGACCAGGTGCGCTCGTCCGTCGCGCGCCGGCTTGGAATCGATATCGGCGGGTTGCAGCCAGCGAACCGTCACGTCGAGGGTGTCGTGGAGATGATGCTCGACGCAACGCAGCGGTACGAGGAGCCGCTGACGGATGAGCGCCTCTTCGGCTGGCATGCCTCGCTTGTCCCGACGGGGAGGAGCGGGATGCATCGAATCACTAGTGGCGCCTGGCGTGACGACCGCGCGGCACCGATGCAGGTGGTGTCCGGTCCTGTGGGGCGCGAACGCCTGCACTTCGAGGCGGGATTGCCCGGGCCATTGCGGACATGTCGCTGGCCAGATCGGAAGGGAGTCCGCAGCGGTTCTACAGCATGTCCGCGCAGATCCGCGAGGAGCGCGGCGAGTACTACCGCATCCTCGAACAGACGCAGCGAGGGACCGTAGACGTGACGCCGTGGATGGAGTGGTTCCTCGGGTGCCTCACGCGCGCGATCGAGGGTGCACATGCTGCGCTCTCTGGCGTGATCGCGAAAGCACGCTACTGGGAGAAGCTGCGCGACGTGCCGTTGAACGAGCGTCAGCGCTTGGTGATCAATCGCCTGCTCGACGGCTTCGAGGGGAAGCTGACCACATCGAAATGGGCGGCGCTGACGAAGAGCTCGCAGGACACGGCCCTGCGCGACATCCAGCAGCTCGTCGAACGTGGGGTTTTGGTTCGCAATCCAGCCGGCGGGCGGAGTACGAGCTATTCGATCGTCGTCACGCCGCCAGGTGCCATGATGTCGGCCGGCCTGACGCCATAGGACGTCGAGGCCTCGTGGCGTGTCTCTAGTCGGACCGCGCCTTCGCTGCGTAGAGTCGATGCCCGCCGGCGGGGCGGAAACCGAGGGTCTCCAGGAACGCCTCCGAGATCTCCGCCGGGTGGACCTTGGGGATTCGGAAGGTCCCAGTGTCGAGTCGAGCGATCAATTGCTTCAGACGGGCGCCACCGTCCTCGATGAAAGAACGCAGCGACAGAATCTCCGTCCCCTCCACGCCGCGCTGCGCGTAAAGGAGGTAGGCCTCGATTCGCTCGTCGGAGGCGACGGCGAGTCCGGCGATGTCATCCTTCCTGGCAGTGAGCGTCTCGACCGAGCGCTCCCAGCAAACCTGCGGATGAGCCTCAGCTTCTTCAAGGAGACCATTGGCGGCGAGATCGTCGACCGTCACGGGGATCACGAATCCTTCGACTCGCAGGAGTCCGGCTTCGCCGGACTCATGCTCGCTCAGGACAGGCCCTTCGACCCGCAGGGCAGGCCGCTCTAGGACGTAGTCTGTCAAAAGCGCTTCCTGGACATAACCGCACGCGTCGAACAGCGCGACGGCGGCGGCGAACGTCTCGGGAACTTCGGCGATCATTCGAGGGGGGCCGAGAATCGCGAGCTTCGAGCTGAGCGAGGTGAGCAGGTGACGCCCATGACCCTGTCGGAGATGATCGGGATGGACGGCGATCTTGTGGATGAGGGTACCGGAAGGCCGCTTGGCGCCGATCAGGACGCCGATCGGGTCGGAGCCTGAGAAGGCAACCATGCAGCTGCTGCACCAGACCTGAAGGTGGCGGATCGACCACTTGAACGTGGCCGGCGTCACCGGCGGCTCGTCGGGAAAGTACGGCGACCAGCAGCGATTCAACGCGTCGACGAGAAGCGTCACGTCGTCCGTGCGGCAGAAGCGGTACGCCGACATCCTCTTCAGAACGCGGGGCGTCGCCCCACCGGCACCGCCATCGTGCCTGCGGAGCTCGAATGGCGTCTGCGATCCGAGCCTTGGTCGTGCTCGTGACGCAGCGAGCTCTTGGGCGCGACCTCGATGAGAAGCGGGGCGGTCATGCCGGTCACAGCCCGCCTACAGCACCGCGAAGGTATCGAGCGCCTCGAGATCACGATCGAAGGTCATGGTCTGCGTCGCGCCCAGCGTGCAATTGATCCGGCCGATCAAGGCATCAGCGAATCCCGCCTTCGTGGACCGGAAATCGCCGAGCGCCTGCCGCGCCTCGTGCGCTCGTTCGATGTCGAACTGTGCGGTGTCGAAGATGCGGTCGAGCGCGTCGGCGATCTCGGCTCGCGAGTACTCGTACGCGGTATCGAGCACCCACGTCACTTCACAGAGGACCACACAGTTGATGAGCAGGCGCTCTTCCTGCTCGACCGCCTCGTCAATCAGCCGTTTCGCCTTCGCGTACTGCGCCCGGTCGTCCTTCGTCAGGTAACGAATCAGGAGATTCGTATCGAGGCCGATCATCGCCGGCGCCCGAATCGTCCGCCCAGGTAAGTGCCGATCGCCTCGTCCATCTCGCGGACGGAGGCCGGCCGCCGCCCGGGGCGGTGTAACAGCCCCGCCAGTTCGCGGACGTGTCGAGTCACCGGCTTCACCACGACGGTGCCGTCATCCTCGATGACGAAATCCAGGCGCGCGCCGGTTTCGAGCTTCAGGTGGTCGCGAACCGACTTG encodes the following:
- a CDS encoding RES family NAD+ phosphorylase, coding for MALPPVRLVRQLDTHRLIPSRHLPRGDSVLVAIADDDAHLQAIFELDTATNDRLLAEQQQLPGIGLAELVFAVPHAAVINAAFCHAHPLGSRFNGPDRGAWYASFDLETSQAEVAFHKSVQLAEIGRFEDSVTFDEYLSDFSASFHDLRHARGFEDCLNPESYVDSQALAEHLLDVGSLGVVYPSVRQVGGTCLACFRPALVSNVRRDKTYRFTWDGTPEPVIAVGR
- a CDS encoding DUF2384 domain-containing protein, with amino-acid sequence MPQVQRYPATRYRIDVPPNLAPRAERERLSAPALRAFFHIMTRWKVRDEDARALVGGVSNGPFYEWKRNPDRVIDTDRLTRISYLIGMFKALRILHGRRLADEWVQLPNNNPIFAGQTPLAFMMRGGLPAMQTVRRLLDARRAG
- a CDS encoding GNAT family N-acetyltransferase, with product MSAYRFCRTDDVTLLVDALNRCWSPYFPDEPPVTPATFKWSIRHLQVWCSSCMVAFSGSDPIGVLIGAKRPSGTLIHKIAVHPDHLRQGHGRHLLTSLSSKLAILGPPRMIAEVPETFAAAVALFDACGYVQEALLTDYVLERPALRVEGPVLSEHESGEAGLLRVEGFVIPVTVDDLAANGLLEEAEAHPQVCWERSVETLTARKDDIAGLAVASDERIEAYLLYAQRGVEGTEILSLRSFIEDGGARLKQLIARLDTGTFRIPKVHPAEISEAFLETLGFRPAGGHRLYAAKARSD
- a CDS encoding type II toxin-antitoxin system VapC family toxin — encoded protein: MIGLDTNLLIRYLTKDDRAQYAKAKRLIDEAVEQEERLLINCVVLCEVTWVLDTAYEYSRAEIADALDRIFDTAQFDIERAHEARQALGDFRSTKAGFADALIGRINCTLGATQTMTFDRDLEALDTFAVL
- a CDS encoding AbrB/MazE/SpoVT family DNA-binding domain-containing protein, whose translation is MPEATLTTKGQVTIPKSVRDHLKLETGARLDFVIEDDGTVVVKPVTRHVRELAGLLHRPGRRPASVREMDEAIGTYLGGRFGRRR